The proteins below come from a single Nanoarchaeota archaeon genomic window:
- a CDS encoding class I SAM-dependent methyltransferase, with protein sequence MLKFAKKEYPDAYFARMNLRKLGFRKAVFGGIYASYSFLHIPKKDAKPALIEFRNVMKPGGAIMLVLKEGRGEKPIGINAKPDVGIGHALWMLPEMNNLLRACGFKILFSERWMPVKKKPWWLVKLI encoded by the coding sequence ATGCTAAAATTTGCAAAAAAAGAGTATCCGGACGCATATTTCGCGCGCATGAACTTAAGGAAACTAGGCTTTCGAAAAGCAGTTTTTGGCGGAATTTATGCATCATATTCCTTTCTCCACATCCCGAAAAAAGATGCAAAACCCGCGCTCATCGAATTCAGAAATGTTATGAAACCGGGAGGCGCCATCATGTTAGTATTGAAGGAAGGGCGCGGAGAAAAACCGATCGGAATAAACGCTAAACCTGATGTGGGGATAGGCCATGCATTGTGGATGCTTCCTGAAATGAATAATTTATTGCGCGCGTGCGGCTTTAAAATACTATTCAGTGAACGATGGATGCCTGTGAAAAAAAAGCCGTGGTGGTTAGTTAAATTGATATAA
- the hmgA gene encoding hydroxymethylglutaryl-CoA reductase (NADPH) produces the protein MASDDAILEKLIKGKLKMHELDIPAEDAIKVRREFIEEKTSTKLSAMASYSFDIESVSTRNTENIIGAIHIPVGVAGPLKVEGEFAKGEFYVPLATTEGALVASVNRGSLAISNSGGATVRIVSNKMTRAPLFKSNGIKHSIEIKTWVETHFNELKKIAESTTNFGELTGAKTWIAGKNVYVRFEFDSKDAMGMNMITIASDAMAKVIAEKTKAKFISISGNMCIDKKPSAMHLIEGRGKTVLAEATISRKVVEEVLKTTPEEIVDLNCRKNLVGSALAGSLGFNAHAANIIAASFIATGQDPAHVVDGSVSITTAEMEGRDLYISVYISSLNVGTVGGGTSLATQKEALSIMGCRGATKVPGENSKKLAEIIAGAILAGELSILAAQASGQMTKAHVKLGRGK, from the coding sequence ATGGCTTCGGACGACGCGATATTGGAAAAGCTGATCAAAGGCAAGCTGAAAATGCACGAGCTTGACATCCCTGCAGAAGACGCGATAAAAGTGCGCAGGGAATTCATCGAGGAAAAAACAAGCACAAAACTTTCGGCAATGGCATCTTATTCTTTTGACATCGAATCGGTTTCAACAAGAAACACAGAAAACATCATCGGCGCGATTCACATCCCTGTCGGCGTCGCAGGTCCTCTCAAAGTAGAAGGAGAATTCGCAAAAGGAGAGTTCTACGTGCCTCTTGCAACAACAGAAGGCGCTTTAGTCGCATCAGTCAACCGCGGAAGCCTGGCAATATCAAATTCAGGAGGCGCGACAGTCAGGATCGTCTCAAACAAGATGACAAGAGCACCTTTGTTCAAATCAAACGGGATAAAACATTCTATAGAGATAAAGACCTGGGTAGAAACCCACTTCAACGAACTGAAAAAAATCGCGGAATCAACCACAAACTTCGGGGAACTGACAGGCGCAAAAACATGGATCGCAGGAAAAAATGTATACGTCCGCTTTGAATTCGACTCCAAGGACGCGATGGGAATGAACATGATAACAATAGCAAGCGACGCCATGGCAAAGGTTATCGCGGAAAAGACAAAGGCGAAATTCATAAGCATCTCGGGAAACATGTGCATCGACAAAAAGCCGTCTGCAATGCATCTTATCGAGGGGCGGGGAAAAACAGTTCTTGCAGAGGCGACAATAAGCCGAAAAGTTGTTGAAGAAGTCCTCAAAACCACGCCCGAAGAAATAGTTGACCTGAACTGCCGTAAAAACCTCGTCGGTTCTGCTCTTGCAGGAAGCCTCGGGTTTAACGCGCATGCTGCAAATATCATCGCCGCATCATTCATTGCGACCGGCCAGGACCCCGCGCATGTAGTGGATGGAAGCGTCAGCATCACAACCGCGGAAATGGAGGGACGCGACTTGTATATTTCAGTTTATATCTCAAGCCTAAATGTCGGAACAGTCGGCGGAGGAACATCGCTTGCAACGCAGAAAGAAGCTCTATCGATTATGGGCTGCAGAGGAGCAACAAAAGTGCCGGGAGAAAATTCAAAGAAACTCGCAGAAATAATTGCCGGAGCAATTCTTGCAGGAGAATTATCAATTCTTGCGGCGCAGGCATCCGGGCAAATGACAAAGGCGCATGTAAAATTGGGAAGGGGAAAATAA
- a CDS encoding ATP-binding protein, with protein MEYIKRDLEETILKNLNVPEIIAVIGPRQAGKTTLLKRIYENLKDAAFLSFEDREPLELFMDDEKSFAELYAKNKKYLFIDEFQYAKDGGKKLKFIYDTYPKTKIIISGSSAPGLTVHGIKYLVGRIFVFNLYPLSFEEFLRYKDEPLSGIYFEKKKAIQNYLKKGGKLPDVSAAIIQRLNKIYDEYVIYGGYPRAAISKTMEEKRTVLKNIYSTYFLREIKDLLALTTDFNLSKLIKALSIQTGGMISYNGLSEVSGFDYASLLTHLNILEKTFICKRMPPFYTNKRTELVKIPKVYFFDTGFRNTVLDDFRSYDTRQDIGQLNENFIFSEFTYAGIDAKFWRSKAKAEVDFVIEKEGILIAIESKSSFSERTKSLMSFKEKYNPQITVIACKSNLEEADNVVYLPFVFISSLFV; from the coding sequence ATGGAATATATAAAGCGCGACCTTGAAGAAACAATACTAAAGAACCTGAATGTCCCGGAAATAATCGCAGTTATCGGTCCGAGGCAGGCAGGAAAAACTACGCTCTTGAAGCGCATCTATGAAAACCTGAAAGACGCCGCCTTCCTGAGCTTTGAAGACAGAGAGCCTCTTGAGCTTTTCATGGATGATGAAAAGTCGTTTGCCGAACTATACGCCAAAAACAAAAAGTACCTCTTTATAGACGAATTCCAGTATGCAAAAGACGGCGGAAAGAAGCTGAAATTCATATATGACACATATCCAAAGACAAAGATTATTATTTCCGGCTCCTCTGCCCCGGGGCTCACAGTGCATGGCATAAAGTACCTCGTGGGGCGCATATTTGTCTTCAACCTGTATCCGCTTTCATTCGAGGAATTTTTAAGATACAAAGACGAGCCATTATCCGGCATTTATTTTGAAAAAAAGAAAGCAATACAAAATTACCTGAAAAAAGGCGGCAAACTTCCGGATGTCAGCGCGGCAATTATCCAGCGGCTAAATAAGATATACGACGAATATGTGATTTACGGCGGATATCCGAGAGCGGCAATTTCAAAAACAATGGAAGAAAAAAGAACGGTCTTAAAGAACATATACAGCACATATTTTTTAAGAGAAATAAAGGATTTATTGGCGCTTACCACAGATTTCAATCTCTCAAAACTGATAAAGGCGCTTTCAATACAAACCGGCGGCATGATATCATATAACGGCCTTTCTGAAGTCTCCGGCTTTGACTATGCATCTCTTCTCACACATCTAAACATACTGGAAAAGACATTCATCTGCAAAAGAATGCCGCCGTTTTACACAAATAAAAGAACTGAGCTTGTGAAAATTCCGAAAGTGTATTTCTTTGACACAGGATTCAGAAATACCGTCCTTGATGATTTCAGATCGTACGACACACGGCAGGATATCGGGCAATTGAACGAAAATTTCATATTTTCCGAGTTCACTTATGCGGGAATAGATGCGAAATTCTGGAGGAGTAAAGCAAAGGCAGAAGTCGATTTTGTCATTGAAAAAGAAGGAATATTAATCGCTATAGAATCAAAGAGCAGTTTTAGCGAAAGAACAAAATCATTAATGAGTTTCAAAGAAAAATATAATCCGCAGATAACTGTTATAGCCTGCAAAAGTAATCTGGAAGAAGCAGATAATGTGGTGTATTTACCATTTGTATTTATTTCATCTTTATTTGTATGA
- the radC gene encoding DNA repair protein RadC, whose translation MRIADITLENRPRERLQKHGVSVLGDAELLAIILKTGTRGENVIDMSNRLISRYGVDKLSELSLPELQEIKGIGPAKAMTIKVLFELNKRHALAKKKLTKITCAKDVYELMKEKLSDLKQEVFVVLYLDAKNHVLKEEIVTKGTLDASLIHPREVFRGAIKESAHAIIVVHNHPSGDPSPSEEDKRITEKLSEAGGLLDIKMLDHVVVGRNGFYSFDLKI comes from the coding sequence ATGCGCATAGCAGACATAACTTTAGAAAACAGACCGAGAGAAAGACTTCAAAAGCACGGTGTATCCGTATTAGGTGATGCAGAACTTCTTGCGATAATACTTAAGACTGGCACTAGAGGAGAAAACGTCATTGATATGTCGAATCGTTTGATTTCTCGATACGGCGTTGATAAATTATCTGAGTTGTCTTTGCCAGAATTGCAGGAAATTAAGGGTATCGGGCCTGCAAAAGCAATGACAATAAAGGTATTGTTTGAGCTGAATAAAAGGCACGCTTTGGCAAAGAAGAAGTTGACGAAGATTACTTGTGCAAAGGATGTTTATGAACTGATGAAAGAGAAACTATCTGATTTAAAGCAGGAAGTCTTTGTTGTTTTGTATTTGGATGCTAAGAATCATGTTCTAAAAGAAGAAATCGTGACAAAAGGAACCCTTGATGCTTCGCTGATTCATCCGCGCGAAGTCTTCAGAGGCGCAATAAAGGAAAGCGCGCATGCAATAATTGTGGTGCACAACCATCCGAGTGGCGATCCAAGCCCGAGTGAAGAGGATAAGCGCATTACTGAGAAGTTGTCGGAGGCTGGTGGTTTGCTGGACATAAAGATGTTGGACCACGTGGTTGTTGGCAGGAATGGGTTTTACAGTTTTGATTTGAAGATCTAA
- a CDS encoding type I restriction endonuclease subunit R: protein MPNAMTESEVEEVALSILSELEYKVIYGPDIAPDGSNPERKDYSEVVLKERLLNAINRLNPKIPKDAREEAFKKVLRTESPNLVIDNQSFHKMLFEGVDVEYKRADGEIKGDKVQLFDFENPKNNEFLAVNQFTILAKQPPNRRPDIILFVNGLPLVVIELKNPTDENATIETAYSQLQTYEDQIPSLFRYNEILVISDGIFTKAGTLTSNKEWFMPWKTIDGSKDTKNIMPHLSTPASGKLSNAFEMTSMEVLLRGMFNKETFLDLVRHFIVFEKEKELQKKLAAYHQYHAVNKAIISTINATKKERKAGIVWHTQGSGKSLSMVFYTGKLVLALDNPTIVVLTDRNDLDEQLFGTFGRCNDLLRQDPVQADSREKIKELLKVSSGGIVFTTIQKFSPVGSNEKYPLLSNRENIIVIADEAHRSQYGFKAKVVEKEDQALVTYGFAKYLRDALPNASFIGFTGTPIEQADKSTPAVFGKYVDIYDIGQTVNDGATVRIYYEPRLAKLDLKPEERPKIDEAFEEVTEGEEATRKETLKSKWARLESVVGSSKRTKRIAKDIVRHFEKRVNFFDGKGMIVCMSRRICVDLYNELIKLRPEWASDDDTKGILKVIMTGSASDPKEWQEHIRNKKRRKAIGDRIKDSKDPLKLVIVRDMWLTGFDAPCLHTMYIDKPMQGHGLMQAIARVNRVFKDKPGGLIVDYIGIGLELKKAISEYRESGGKGKPTFEQEDAVAMMLEKYEIVSDMFHGFDYKRFFKIEPKERMSLIPQAMEHILKQKDGKERYLKNTAELLRAFALAVPHEKAMEIKEDVGFFQAIKSTISKTIASKGQYQEDLDSSIKQILSKAIVSDRVVDIFSATGFKKPDISILSEGFLAEVKDMPQKNLAFEMLKRFLNDEINIRMKKNLVQAKSFREMLEKSIRKYTNRNIEAAQVIEELIELARKMKEEQERGKKLKMNDDEIAFYDALYVNDSAVKVLGDEVLRMIAIELVDTIRKNANIDWTLRNSVQAKMRLAVKRILNKYGYPPDKQKMATEMVLEQAKRICKDVAEEDVLKTQISFTQYTPTSSEVMASTEKNEKYHDKN from the coding sequence ATGCCAAACGCAATGACAGAATCCGAAGTTGAAGAAGTCGCGCTTAGTATTCTTTCTGAACTCGAATATAAAGTGATTTACGGTCCGGACATTGCGCCGGACGGCTCAAATCCCGAGAGAAAGGATTATTCTGAAGTTGTTTTAAAAGAAAGATTGCTTAACGCAATCAACCGGCTCAACCCCAAAATTCCAAAAGATGCAAGAGAAGAGGCTTTCAAAAAAGTTCTTAGAACAGAAAGCCCGAATCTTGTTATAGACAACCAAAGCTTCCACAAAATGCTTTTTGAGGGTGTTGATGTTGAGTATAAAAGAGCCGACGGAGAAATCAAGGGCGATAAAGTCCAACTTTTCGATTTCGAAAATCCAAAAAACAACGAATTTCTGGCAGTGAATCAGTTTACAATACTTGCAAAACAGCCTCCGAACAGAAGGCCGGACATAATTCTTTTTGTAAACGGCCTGCCTCTTGTTGTTATTGAGCTCAAAAACCCCACAGATGAAAATGCCACAATAGAAACCGCATATAGCCAGCTTCAGACATACGAAGACCAGATTCCGTCATTATTCCGCTATAATGAGATTCTCGTAATAAGCGACGGCATTTTCACAAAGGCAGGAACACTAACATCAAATAAAGAATGGTTCATGCCATGGAAAACCATTGACGGCTCAAAAGATACAAAAAATATCATGCCGCATTTGTCCACTCCTGCCAGCGGCAAGCTCTCGAACGCGTTCGAGATGACTTCAATGGAGGTTCTTTTACGCGGAATGTTCAACAAAGAAACGTTCTTAGACCTTGTACGGCATTTCATAGTCTTTGAAAAGGAAAAAGAGCTTCAAAAAAAGCTTGCTGCATATCACCAATATCATGCAGTGAACAAGGCGATCATTTCAACAATAAATGCCACAAAAAAGGAAAGAAAAGCAGGAATTGTCTGGCACACGCAAGGCTCGGGCAAAAGCCTAAGCATGGTCTTCTACACTGGAAAACTCGTTTTAGCGTTAGACAACCCCACAATTGTTGTATTAACCGATAGAAACGACTTGGACGAGCAGCTTTTCGGAACATTTGGCAGATGCAACGATTTGCTAAGACAGGATCCAGTACAAGCGGATTCAAGAGAAAAAATTAAGGAACTACTTAAAGTGTCTTCGGGCGGAATAGTTTTTACTACAATACAAAAATTCTCGCCTGTTGGATCAAACGAAAAATATCCTCTGCTATCCAATCGTGAAAACATTATTGTAATCGCTGACGAAGCCCACAGGAGCCAATATGGCTTCAAAGCAAAAGTTGTTGAAAAAGAAGACCAGGCACTAGTAACTTATGGTTTTGCAAAATACCTGCGGGATGCATTGCCGAATGCGTCGTTTATCGGGTTCACTGGAACGCCAATAGAACAAGCAGACAAAAGCACGCCTGCTGTTTTTGGTAAATATGTTGATATATACGATATCGGACAGACAGTAAATGACGGCGCTACAGTCAGAATATACTACGAACCACGGCTGGCAAAGCTTGATCTTAAACCGGAAGAGCGGCCAAAAATTGATGAAGCGTTTGAAGAAGTCACAGAAGGGGAAGAAGCCACACGAAAAGAAACCTTAAAGAGCAAATGGGCGCGCCTTGAATCCGTAGTTGGAAGCTCAAAGCGAACAAAACGGATAGCAAAAGATATTGTCCGGCATTTTGAGAAGCGCGTCAATTTTTTTGATGGAAAAGGCATGATTGTGTGCATGAGCAGAAGAATTTGCGTTGATCTTTACAATGAACTCATTAAACTACGGCCTGAATGGGCAAGCGACGACGATACCAAAGGCATATTGAAAGTAATCATGACTGGTTCTGCATCCGATCCGAAAGAATGGCAGGAGCATATACGGAACAAGAAAAGAAGAAAAGCAATCGGAGATAGAATTAAGGACTCAAAAGATCCGCTTAAGCTGGTTATTGTAAGGGATATGTGGCTCACTGGCTTTGATGCCCCTTGTTTGCATACAATGTACATCGATAAGCCAATGCAGGGTCATGGTTTAATGCAAGCGATAGCAAGAGTAAACCGCGTTTTTAAGGATAAACCGGGCGGTTTAATCGTTGATTACATCGGTATCGGGCTTGAATTGAAAAAAGCAATATCTGAATACAGAGAAAGCGGCGGAAAAGGCAAACCAACATTTGAACAGGAAGATGCTGTTGCGATGATGCTTGAAAAATACGAAATAGTGTCCGACATGTTTCACGGTTTCGATTATAAGAGATTTTTCAAGATTGAACCAAAAGAGAGAATGTCTCTAATACCGCAGGCAATGGAACATATACTCAAGCAAAAGGATGGCAAAGAAAGATACCTTAAGAACACCGCAGAACTACTTAGGGCATTTGCCCTTGCAGTACCTCATGAAAAAGCAATGGAAATCAAAGAAGATGTTGGTTTCTTTCAGGCAATAAAATCTACAATATCAAAAACAATTGCAAGCAAAGGACAATATCAGGAAGATTTGGATTCTTCAATAAAACAAATATTGTCTAAAGCCATTGTATCTGACCGAGTCGTGGATATTTTCTCGGCAACAGGATTCAAAAAACCAGACATTTCAATTCTCTCAGAAGGATTTCTTGCAGAAGTAAAGGATATGCCACAGAAAAACCTTGCTTTTGAAATGTTAAAGAGGTTTCTTAACGACGAAATAAACATTCGAATGAAGAAAAATCTCGTTCAGGCAAAATCATTTAGGGAAATGCTAGAAAAATCCATACGGAAATACACCAATCGAAACATAGAAGCGGCACAGGTAATAGAAGAACTAATAGAACTTGCAAGAAAAATGAAAGAGGAGCAGGAGCGCGGTAAAAAGTTAAAAATGAATGATGATGAAATAGCGTTCTATGACGCGCTGTATGTTAATGATAGCGCAGTCAAAGTGCTAGGTGATGAAGTACTAAGAATGATTGCAATAGAACTTGTAGACACGATTCGTAAAAACGCAAACATCGATTGGACCTTAAGAAACAGTGTTCAGGCAAAAATGAGGCTTGCAGTTAAACGCATTCTGAATAAATATGGTTATCCGCCGGATAAACAAAAGATGGCTACAGAAATGGTTTTGGAACAGGCAAAAAGAATATGCAAGGATGTTGCGGAAGAGGATGTTTTGAAAACTCAAATTTCATTCACTCAATACACTCCAACAAGTTCCGAAGTTATGGCTAGCACTGAAAAGAATGAGAAATACCACGACAAAAATTAG
- a CDS encoding nucleotidyltransferase domain-containing protein yields MVDMYKVKFTVLQLEILRFLFVRAGTSFNARGVAMPLKVSQTAVSKALPLLEKEGLINIEKDEQSGRWSIKLNRDNPKVIALKRAENLKMLYESGTISFLEDTLPGATILLFGSYSRGDDTVKSDIDIAIIGRKEKELGLAQFEAKLERKINLNFYASFNGIHKELKENLCNGIVLVGGIEL; encoded by the coding sequence ATGGTTGATATGTATAAAGTAAAGTTTACCGTATTGCAGCTGGAGATTTTAAGGTTTCTTTTTGTAAGGGCAGGGACATCATTTAACGCAAGAGGCGTCGCAATGCCATTAAAAGTGTCGCAGACTGCTGTTTCAAAGGCCTTGCCGCTCCTTGAAAAAGAAGGGCTCATCAATATAGAAAAAGATGAGCAATCCGGCAGATGGTCGATAAAATTAAACAGGGATAATCCAAAGGTCATTGCATTAAAAAGAGCCGAAAATCTGAAAATGCTTTATGAATCCGGAACAATATCCTTCCTTGAGGATACACTGCCCGGCGCAACCATTCTTCTTTTCGGCAGCTATTCGCGCGGAGATGATACAGTTAAATCGGATATCGATATAGCAATCATCGGCAGAAAAGAAAAAGAACTTGGCCTCGCGCAGTTTGAAGCCAAGCTTGAGCGCAAAATCAATCTGAACTTTTACGCTTCATTTAACGGAATACACAAAGAGCTTAAGGAAAACCTATGCAACGGAATTGTTCTTGTCGGAGGAATCGAGCTATGA
- a CDS encoding HEPN domain-containing protein — protein sequence MLDKNRIKEAEDNVKSYLEEGLLKKAAADKQVMDILLRNAKESLRVAQEAHQKNLSELWVIVCSYYAMFYYANAVLLKLGYKVGEKIVHKVTSDAMIVYARGKLKENLLEQYEETKDEALNLAGMKADALIESFDFERNKRSLVQYRTIEIEKQSKARTSLARAKEFGLEMEKLLEAM from the coding sequence ATGCTGGATAAAAACCGAATAAAAGAAGCAGAAGACAATGTAAAATCTTATCTGGAAGAGGGACTGCTCAAAAAAGCGGCTGCAGATAAGCAAGTAATGGATATTCTCCTAAGAAACGCAAAAGAAAGCTTAAGGGTGGCGCAGGAAGCCCATCAAAAGAATCTTTCCGAATTATGGGTTATTGTCTGCTCCTATTACGCAATGTTCTATTATGCAAATGCGGTTCTCTTAAAGCTTGGTTACAAGGTTGGAGAAAAAATTGTTCACAAAGTAACCTCTGATGCAATGATTGTTTATGCCCGGGGAAAGCTGAAGGAAAATCTGCTTGAACAATACGAAGAGACAAAAGACGAAGCCCTGAATCTTGCAGGAATGAAAGCAGATGCCCTGATAGAATCATTTGATTTTGAAAGAAATAAGCGAAGCCTGGTCCAATACAGGACAATAGAAATCGAGAAGCAATCAAAAGCCAGAACTTCGCTTGCCAGGGCAAAGGAATTCGGCCTTGAAATGGAAAAACTGCTGGAGGCTATGTGA
- a CDS encoding nucleotidyltransferase domain-containing protein, translating into MDSEIKILKLLIGNKEEKYTIKKIAEALKINYRTAYEKVMLLQKGGLIRITKAGNSKICEFANKFDSIVFEAEYERKKDLFKNKDFLILHNRLAELKFPFIALLFGSHAKGTADKHSDIDILAIGGDEKEIKATLSLLPLKIHLTQVTYEEFIRMAKSREFTVVSEAIKNNIILIGIEEYYRLVKNAG; encoded by the coding sequence ATGGACAGCGAAATAAAAATATTGAAGCTCCTGATTGGCAATAAAGAGGAAAAATACACCATAAAGAAGATAGCAGAAGCTTTGAAAATAAACTACCGGACAGCATACGAAAAGGTAATGCTGCTCCAAAAAGGCGGCTTAATCAGAATTACGAAAGCAGGCAATTCCAAAATCTGCGAGTTCGCAAATAAATTCGATAGCATTGTATTTGAGGCGGAATATGAAAGAAAAAAAGATTTGTTTAAAAACAAGGATTTCTTAATTCTCCACAACCGGTTGGCAGAGCTTAAATTCCCATTTATCGCATTATTATTCGGCTCCCACGCAAAAGGAACAGCAGATAAGCACTCGGACATCGATATTTTAGCCATCGGAGGAGACGAAAAGGAAATAAAAGCCACGCTCTCGCTTTTGCCTCTCAAAATACATTTAACCCAAGTAACTTATGAAGAATTTATTCGCATGGCAAAAAGCAGGGAATTCACGGTTGTAAGCGAAGCAATCAAGAACAACATCATATTAATCGGAATAGAGGAATATTACAGGCTGGTCAAAAATGCTGGATAA
- a CDS encoding restriction endonuclease subunit S, with protein MKQQIKFKETEIGTIPEDWEVKVLSKIVNIIGGGTPKTSKPEYWGGDIPWISVADFVGSRRWIRDTEKHITKKGLEESSTNILREGQLIISARGTVGEIGQITRDMAFNQSCYGIDGKDGVINDFLYYLLRFKVRDVQSKTHGSVFSTITRQTFDQILVAIPDISEQHSIAAILSSLDNKIALNRSMNSTLESIGHALFKHWFVDFEFPNEEGKPYRSSGGEMMETDIGEVPKGWRVGKISDFGRIVCGKTPSKSNKEYFEGIIPFIKIPDMHNDVFVIKTEDSLTEKGKKFQENKTIPANSVCVSCIATVGLVCITDKDSQTNQQINSIVPEKSVYTYYLYYNISSMREFLKILGSGGSATLNINTGNFSNIDILIPSNEVLQKFHSTLNSSFMQIKNNLYQNENMSKIRDALLPKLMSGEIRVPANT; from the coding sequence ATGAAGCAACAAATTAAATTCAAGGAAACTGAAATAGGAACGATTCCTGAAGATTGGGAAGTGAAAGTTCTCTCTAAAATCGTTAATATTATTGGTGGCGGAACACCGAAAACATCTAAGCCGGAGTATTGGGGTGGCGATATTCCATGGATATCTGTTGCAGATTTTGTCGGTAGTAGAAGATGGATTCGGGATACTGAGAAACATATTACAAAAAAAGGATTAGAAGAAAGCTCAACAAACATATTGCGAGAAGGTCAACTGATTATCTCAGCAAGAGGTACTGTTGGTGAAATCGGACAGATAACAAGAGATATGGCATTTAATCAGTCCTGCTACGGTATTGACGGAAAAGATGGAGTAATAAATGACTTTCTGTATTACCTTTTGAGATTCAAAGTTCGAGATGTCCAATCAAAAACGCACGGCTCTGTTTTCAGCACAATCACACGACAAACATTTGATCAAATTTTGGTTGCCATACCCGATATTTCCGAGCAGCACTCCATCGCCGCCATCCTCTCATCCCTAGATAACAAAATCGCCCTCAACCGCTCCATGAACTCCACCCTCGAATCCATCGGACATGCGCTCTTCAAGCACTGGTTTGTTGATTTTGAGTTCCCGAATGAAGAGGGCAAGCCCTACAGGTCGAGCGGCGGGGAGATGATGGAAACTGACATTGGCGAGGTGCCGAAGGGGTGGAGAGTTGGGAAGATTAGCGATTTTGGGCGCATAGTTTGTGGTAAAACTCCTTCAAAATCGAATAAAGAATATTTTGAAGGAATTATACCATTCATAAAAATTCCCGATATGCACAATGATGTTTTTGTAATAAAAACGGAGGATTCTTTAACCGAAAAGGGCAAAAAATTTCAAGAAAATAAAACTATTCCAGCTAATTCTGTTTGTGTTAGTTGTATTGCTACAGTTGGCTTAGTATGCATCACAGATAAAGATTCTCAAACAAATCAGCAAATTAATTCAATTGTTCCAGAAAAAAGCGTTTACACGTATTATCTGTATTATAATATAAGTTCGATGAGGGAGTTTCTTAAAATTCTTGGAAGTGGTGGTTCAGCAACATTAAACATTAACACAGGAAACTTCTCAAATATTGATATTTTAATTCCGTCTAACGAAGTTTTACAAAAATTTCATTCGACACTTAATTCCAGCTTTATGCAAATAAAAAATAATCTTTATCAAAACGAGAATATGTCAAAAATCCGTGATGCTCTGCTTCCAAAACTGATGTCCGGGGAAATAAGAGTTCCTGCAAACACATAG